One segment of Pontibacter akesuensis DNA contains the following:
- a CDS encoding cation-translocating P-type ATPase, with amino-acid sequence MENWYTRSNEEVIAELSTSAKGISDEEAEARQEKYGTNSLAEKKQRSPLKLLFQQFTETMVLILIAAALISLFLGKTTEAVAILAIVLLFGLLGFFQEYRAERAMAALNRMVVPKVRVRRNGTAKEIPARQLVPGDVVELEAGNVVPADLRVLEGFNLKAQEAALTGESEPVEKETAPIEGGEVPVGDRKNMAFMGTVVTAGRGVGIVVAIGMETELGKIANMIDTVETTKTPLQDKLDRLGKLLALFGVIAAAVIFGIGVLMGETAADMFLTAVSVAVAVVPEGLPAVVTITLALGGQRMLKRNALIRKLPAVETLGSVTVICSDKTGTLTQNKMTVTVVDLPDEEISFAPSATVDVAPPAATALDFALAVSVLCNDGTLKKAADAGEEQVLGDPTETALLVAASQRDIHQDNLHKLLPRVNELPFDSDRKRMSTIHQVQATLPEYFQPLQDTPFILCAKGAPDMLLSIANKVWVNGEELPLDAAWRDRIQRANTKLAQNGVRVLGLAFRKLASADGGADLEQGLTYIGLAGMIDPPREEVKAAVEKCKLAGIRPVMITGDHPLTAAAIGKELHFGQDAEAVAGDRLQRADEAELLKLSEVTSVYARVSPEDKLKIVGALQTRGEIVAMTGDGVNDSPALRKADIGIAMGITGTDVAKEAADMVLLDDNFATIVAAVEEGRVILDNLLRFIRFSLAGNIGKVLVMLVGPFFGLTIALQPLQLLWLNLLTDGLLGLGLGTEPAEEDTMRRPPRNPEKGALEKKDAFPLFLVGTTIAAVSLGLALYYYNPAAQEDLTWQTMIFATIGFAQVFQALALRSSAHSPFALTTNPLMAVVVVASVLLQLAVIYLPFMEDFFHLEPLPLKDLLLSVAAGSLIFVVIKLERKFFRR; translated from the coding sequence ATGGAGAATTGGTACACACGTTCGAACGAGGAGGTTATAGCAGAGCTAAGCACCTCCGCCAAAGGAATATCAGACGAGGAAGCAGAGGCACGGCAGGAGAAGTACGGGACAAACAGCCTGGCTGAAAAAAAGCAGCGGAGTCCGCTCAAGCTGCTGTTTCAGCAGTTCACTGAAACGATGGTGCTTATCCTGATTGCGGCGGCGCTTATTTCGCTGTTCCTGGGCAAGACAACCGAAGCGGTGGCCATTCTGGCAATTGTGCTGCTCTTTGGCCTGCTCGGGTTCTTTCAGGAGTATCGTGCAGAACGTGCCATGGCTGCCTTAAACCGCATGGTGGTACCCAAGGTGCGGGTGCGACGCAACGGCACGGCAAAAGAGATTCCGGCCAGGCAGCTTGTGCCGGGCGATGTGGTAGAGCTGGAGGCGGGAAACGTAGTGCCTGCCGACCTACGGGTGTTGGAGGGCTTCAACCTGAAAGCACAGGAGGCAGCCCTGACGGGGGAATCTGAGCCAGTGGAGAAAGAAACAGCCCCGATCGAAGGGGGAGAAGTACCTGTTGGTGACAGGAAGAACATGGCCTTCATGGGCACAGTGGTGACCGCCGGCAGAGGGGTAGGCATCGTTGTGGCCATAGGAATGGAGACAGAGCTTGGCAAAATCGCCAACATGATCGATACCGTCGAAACCACAAAAACGCCGCTGCAGGATAAGTTGGATAGGCTGGGTAAACTGCTGGCACTGTTTGGCGTGATTGCCGCCGCCGTGATCTTTGGCATCGGGGTGTTGATGGGGGAAACTGCCGCCGATATGTTCCTGACCGCTGTGAGTGTGGCGGTGGCGGTGGTGCCGGAGGGCTTGCCCGCGGTCGTGACGATTACGCTGGCCCTGGGGGGCCAACGGATGCTGAAGCGGAATGCCCTGATCCGGAAACTGCCTGCCGTGGAGACGCTTGGCTCCGTTACCGTTATCTGCTCTGACAAAACCGGAACCCTCACCCAAAACAAGATGACCGTTACGGTGGTAGACCTGCCCGATGAGGAAATTTCCTTTGCACCGTCTGCCACCGTGGATGTAGCACCACCAGCCGCCACTGCCCTGGATTTTGCCCTGGCCGTTTCCGTTTTGTGCAACGATGGCACGTTGAAAAAAGCGGCTGATGCCGGCGAAGAGCAGGTGCTTGGGGACCCGACCGAGACAGCCCTTCTCGTGGCAGCATCCCAGCGCGACATTCACCAGGACAACCTGCACAAGTTATTGCCCCGGGTAAACGAACTGCCTTTCGACAGCGACAGGAAAAGAATGTCAACCATTCATCAGGTACAGGCTACCTTGCCGGAATACTTTCAGCCGCTGCAGGACACGCCTTTTATACTTTGCGCCAAGGGGGCTCCGGATATGCTGTTAAGCATTGCAAATAAAGTGTGGGTGAATGGGGAAGAGCTACCGCTTGATGCGGCGTGGCGGGATAGAATACAACGTGCAAACACCAAACTGGCGCAGAACGGTGTGCGGGTACTGGGGCTAGCCTTCCGAAAGCTGGCTTCAGCCGATGGTGGCGCGGACCTGGAGCAGGGGCTCACCTACATCGGTTTGGCAGGCATGATCGACCCTCCCCGGGAAGAAGTGAAAGCAGCGGTCGAAAAGTGCAAACTGGCTGGTATACGCCCCGTCATGATCACAGGCGACCATCCGCTCACAGCCGCAGCTATCGGAAAGGAACTGCATTTTGGGCAGGATGCCGAAGCCGTAGCCGGAGACAGGCTGCAACGAGCCGACGAAGCCGAGCTTCTGAAGCTGTCGGAGGTGACGTCGGTGTATGCCCGGGTGTCGCCGGAGGACAAACTCAAGATTGTGGGGGCGCTGCAGACAAGAGGAGAGATCGTGGCCATGACGGGAGATGGCGTGAACGACTCACCTGCGCTGCGCAAGGCTGACATCGGCATTGCCATGGGCATAACGGGAACAGATGTAGCCAAGGAAGCCGCAGACATGGTGCTGCTGGATGATAACTTTGCGACCATTGTGGCTGCCGTGGAGGAGGGAAGGGTGATATTGGATAACCTGCTCCGCTTTATAAGGTTCTCGCTTGCGGGCAACATCGGTAAAGTGCTGGTGATGCTGGTGGGCCCTTTTTTCGGGTTGACCATTGCGCTGCAGCCGCTGCAACTGCTGTGGCTAAACCTGCTCACCGATGGCTTGCTGGGCCTGGGCCTGGGAACGGAGCCCGCCGAGGAAGACACGATGCGGCGCCCACCAAGAAACCCAGAAAAAGGAGCCCTGGAAAAGAAGGATGCTTTCCCGTTGTTTCTGGTCGGAACCACCATTGCCGCTGTTTCCCTGGGTCTTGCTTTGTACTACTACAACCCCGCTGCTCAGGAAGACCTCACGTGGCAGACGATGATCTTTGCCACAATTGGCTTTGCCCAGGTTTTTCAGGCGCTGGCCCTGCGCTCCTCTGCCCATTCTCCGTTTGCCCTTACCACTAACCCTTTAATGGCGGTGGTAGTGGTGGCATCTGTCCTGCTGCAACTTGCTGTGATCTACCTGCCCTTTATGGAGGATTTTTTCCACCTGGAGCCCTTGCCGTTAAAGGACCTGCTTCTCTCGGTGGCGGCAGGCAGCCTTATTTTCGTGGTGATCAAACTGGAACGCAAATTCTTCAGGCGTTGA
- a CDS encoding glucose 1-dehydrogenase: MEETAQQQFAGKVALVTGASSGIGKATALQYAREGAKVVVSDINEAAGAEVVAEIKQLGGDAFFVKADVSLPEDCEHLAVRTVATYGRLDIAFNNAGIGGEANAVGDMSIGNWNKVIAVNLSSVFYCMKYQIQEMLQHGGGAIVNNSSILGQVGFANSAAYVAAKHGVVGLTKNAALEYSVKGIRVNAVGPAFIKTPLLTAAGMTEETFEMLARLHPIGRLGASEEVSELVVWLSSEKASFVTGAYYAVDGGYLAQ; this comes from the coding sequence ATGGAAGAAACAGCACAGCAGCAGTTTGCAGGAAAAGTGGCACTGGTAACCGGCGCCTCCTCGGGCATAGGCAAAGCCACCGCCTTACAGTATGCGCGCGAAGGCGCAAAGGTGGTAGTTTCGGACATAAATGAAGCCGCCGGTGCGGAGGTGGTAGCTGAGATAAAGCAGCTGGGCGGAGATGCCTTTTTCGTTAAAGCAGATGTGTCCCTACCTGAAGACTGTGAGCACCTTGCCGTCCGAACGGTGGCAACGTATGGCAGACTCGACATTGCCTTCAACAATGCCGGTATTGGCGGCGAAGCCAATGCCGTGGGCGACATGAGCATCGGAAACTGGAACAAAGTGATTGCCGTGAACCTAAGCAGCGTGTTCTACTGCATGAAGTACCAGATACAAGAGATGCTGCAGCACGGCGGCGGTGCTATCGTGAACAACTCCTCTATACTTGGCCAGGTGGGTTTTGCCAATTCAGCTGCCTATGTGGCGGCGAAACATGGTGTAGTGGGACTTACCAAAAACGCAGCGTTGGAATACAGTGTTAAAGGCATACGCGTAAATGCCGTTGGTCCCGCTTTCATCAAAACTCCGCTTCTGACAGCGGCAGGAATGACTGAGGAAACCTTCGAGATGCTCGCGCGCCTCCACCCCATCGGCCGATTGGGTGCTTCGGAGGAAGTATCAGAACTGGTGGTGTGGCTTAGTTCAGAGAAGGCGTCTTTTGTGACGGGTGCCTACTATGCCGTGGACGGTGGTTATCTGGCGCAATAA
- a CDS encoding LytR/AlgR family response regulator transcription factor encodes MKAIAIDDEPMALEVVRSHATKVPFLELKASFTDAFKTLEYLQQESVDLLFLDIKMPDITGLEFVASLQKKPMVIFTTAYSEHAVTSFELDAVDYLLKPFSLPRFIKACNKAQELLQLRSGAVPPKDYIFLKTGYEQVKVQFDEILYMEAAGNYVTFVLEGKKLLTRMTMGELLEQLPAERFTRVHRSYVVAKDRIDKIERHQVGIKGHDVPVGASYMQQLQL; translated from the coding sequence ATGAAGGCAATAGCGATAGACGATGAACCGATGGCCCTGGAGGTGGTGCGTTCCCATGCCACCAAGGTGCCCTTCCTGGAGCTGAAAGCGAGTTTCACTGATGCCTTCAAGACGCTGGAATACCTGCAGCAGGAGTCTGTTGATTTACTTTTCCTGGACATAAAGATGCCGGATATTACCGGGCTTGAGTTTGTGGCCAGCCTGCAGAAAAAGCCAATGGTAATTTTCACCACGGCTTATTCCGAGCATGCCGTCACTAGTTTTGAGCTGGACGCCGTGGATTACCTGCTAAAGCCTTTCTCGCTTCCCCGTTTTATAAAAGCCTGCAACAAGGCGCAGGAGCTGCTGCAGCTTAGGTCTGGGGCCGTGCCTCCCAAAGATTATATTTTCCTGAAAACTGGGTACGAGCAGGTAAAGGTGCAGTTTGATGAAATCCTGTATATGGAGGCGGCCGGCAACTATGTTACGTTTGTGCTGGAAGGAAAAAAGCTGCTGACACGCATGACCATGGGGGAATTGCTGGAGCAGCTGCCAGCTGAGCGTTTTACCCGCGTGCACCGCTCCTATGTAGTGGCAAAAGATAGGATTGATAAAATTGAACGGCACCAGGTTGGAATAAAGGGGCATGATGTGCCGGTGGGAGCATCTTATATGCAGCAGTTGCAGCTTTGA
- a CDS encoding sensor histidine kinase, with amino-acid sequence MSLKSFVAKPFQINKVELWAATTIYAFAVFFLATDRASNKYLFDEARIPFNYYEDYFFPQLVRYTLLYLAFLLLNFKVAPKLIRKEALAQSIFLIVVTFLVIGTVFGILDTYSKNYLFNQYNNEQETYDIIFQGSFHFAFWLLLIFGFYTAFKYAGTYLLNNSEAIQSKYRIITRDAVVAFVLWMVSMFLFILGDADGVLLLGWGIVIPSAIVVYFYSFQVLIPRVLGKKRPYTSYVLKVLLLLILATVPVAILVVLLIQDEETALGISMFNTAFQLFMTVPLSWVLFKRHLKGNEEVYVLKKELGRSNANFDFLRSQINPHFLFNTLNTLYGTALQENSDRTAQGIQMLGDMMRFMLHENHQHKILLSREIEYMHNYIALQSLRTSTSPDISIQAKLEDVVTDKFIAPMLLIPFVENAFKHGISLKHKSWIRVTLHCEDNKLYFDVYNSIQPKQDLDPEKNKSGVGLENVKQRLALLYPGKHELVIRETLEEYFVHLTLQL; translated from the coding sequence ATGTCCTTAAAAAGTTTTGTAGCAAAGCCTTTCCAAATAAACAAAGTAGAACTTTGGGCAGCTACCACCATCTATGCCTTCGCCGTGTTTTTCCTGGCCACAGACAGAGCATCAAACAAGTATCTGTTTGATGAGGCAAGGATTCCGTTTAACTATTACGAAGACTATTTCTTTCCGCAACTGGTGCGCTACACGCTGCTGTACCTGGCATTTCTGCTGCTCAACTTTAAAGTGGCTCCCAAGCTCATCCGCAAAGAAGCCCTGGCTCAGAGTATATTTCTGATAGTGGTAACTTTTTTGGTGATAGGCACAGTGTTTGGCATACTCGACACCTACTCCAAGAACTACCTCTTTAACCAGTACAACAACGAGCAGGAAACCTACGACATCATCTTTCAGGGCAGCTTCCATTTTGCGTTCTGGCTGCTGCTGATCTTCGGTTTTTACACGGCCTTCAAGTATGCCGGCACCTACCTGCTGAACAATTCCGAGGCTATCCAATCCAAGTACAGGATTATTACCAGGGATGCCGTAGTTGCCTTCGTGCTGTGGATGGTAAGTATGTTTCTGTTCATTCTGGGGGATGCTGATGGCGTGTTGCTTTTGGGGTGGGGAATAGTTATTCCCAGCGCCATTGTAGTATACTTCTATTCTTTCCAGGTGCTCATTCCGCGGGTATTAGGCAAGAAAAGACCTTATACCTCTTATGTTCTGAAGGTTTTGCTGCTGCTTATACTTGCCACCGTGCCTGTCGCGATTTTGGTGGTGCTCCTGATTCAGGACGAGGAAACGGCTTTGGGAATAAGCATGTTCAACACGGCCTTTCAACTGTTCATGACCGTACCGCTATCGTGGGTGCTGTTTAAGCGGCACCTGAAGGGAAACGAGGAAGTGTATGTGCTGAAGAAGGAACTGGGGCGCTCCAATGCAAACTTTGACTTCCTTCGGTCGCAGATCAACCCGCACTTTTTGTTTAACACCCTGAACACCCTCTACGGCACCGCGCTACAGGAAAACAGCGACCGTACGGCACAGGGCATACAGATGCTGGGCGATATGATGCGTTTTATGCTGCACGAGAACCACCAGCACAAGATACTGCTGTCGCGCGAGATCGAGTACATGCACAACTACATTGCACTGCAGTCGCTGCGCACCTCTACCTCACCGGACATAAGCATTCAGGCAAAGCTGGAGGATGTGGTGACGGACAAATTTATTGCGCCCATGTTGCTTATCCCTTTTGTGGAGAACGCCTTCAAGCACGGCATCAGTTTAAAGCACAAGTCCTGGATACGGGTAACGCTGCACTGTGAGGATAACAAACTCTACTTTGACGTGTACAACAGCATTCAGCCAAAGCAGGACCTGGACCCGGAGAAAAACAAATCAGGTGTGGGCCTGGAGAACGTGAAGCAGCGCCTGGCGCTGCTTTATCCCGGCAAGCACGAGTTGGTGATACGCGAAACGCTGGAAGAGTACTTCGTGCACCTGACCCTGCAGTTGTAA
- a CDS encoding dioxygenase family protein — MERMLYVLISLICISSCTQAQSTKEAEARLVGGSCEGCEAVFEFGDKKLSAVDTLPGFNTPGAKLKVTGTIYMPDGKTPAKDVVLYIYHTDQSGVYPTTGAETGWAKRHGYIRGWIKTGSDGTYTFYTLMPGTYPDRSSPAHIHPTILEPNGKYYWLESYHFKGDPLLTQTEIKPASPRGGSTGLLTLRKEGDLLVGNRDFVLGKNVPDYK, encoded by the coding sequence ATGGAAAGAATGCTTTATGTTCTGATTTCTCTGATTTGTATAAGCTCCTGTACACAGGCGCAGAGCACGAAGGAGGCCGAAGCAAGGTTAGTTGGCGGTTCTTGTGAGGGCTGTGAGGCCGTTTTTGAATTTGGCGATAAAAAGCTAAGCGCAGTTGATACGCTGCCGGGCTTTAACACGCCCGGAGCAAAGCTCAAGGTGACAGGAACTATCTATATGCCAGACGGTAAAACGCCAGCAAAAGACGTTGTTCTGTACATTTACCACACCGACCAGAGCGGAGTATACCCCACCACAGGGGCTGAAACAGGATGGGCAAAACGGCATGGCTACATCCGGGGCTGGATTAAAACCGGCAGCGATGGCACGTATACTTTTTACACCTTGATGCCGGGCACCTACCCCGACAGGTCCTCACCAGCCCACATACACCCTACCATTCTGGAGCCAAACGGCAAGTACTATTGGCTGGAAAGTTACCACTTTAAGGGAGACCCTTTGCTAACTCAAACTGAAATCAAGCCAGCATCACCCAGAGGTGGAAGTACAGGTTTGCTAACCCTGCGCAAAGAAGGCGATTTGTTAGTGGGTAATCGCGATTTTGTGTTAGGGAAAAATGTGCCGGATTACAAGTAG
- a CDS encoding erythromycin esterase family protein — translation MKKIHLFPLLFTLVFFSCSVGESDKDVEDVAAIPAEAMHALESDADLDVLLHEIGDARLVLLGEASHGTSEFYTWRARISRRLVEEKGFKIIAVEGDWMDTYPLNNYIRGNSNYTSAEAALKEFDRWPTWMWANKEIAELAEWLRAYNQGKAANAQVGFYGLDVYGMWESLEAVQAYLQQTDPAAAESARQVLNCFSPYSQDEIAYARATLTSSDNCADELAKLLEDVQQRVAAEGAKQEAAFNALQNTMVVVNAENYYRTAVRSDAASWNIRDRHMTGTIERLLAHHDPDAKIIVWEHNTHVGDARATTMVEEGTVNVGQLVREQYGPENVCIVGFGTYTGTVLAAPSWGSPVQVMKVPQAKRNSWEWILHNQEPPNKLIFLDALGQNSFFQRRIGHRAIGVVYNPNAESGNYVPSVLPDRYNAFVFIDRTKALQPLP, via the coding sequence ATGAAAAAGATACACCTATTCCCGTTATTGTTCACACTCGTATTTTTCTCCTGCTCAGTAGGCGAAAGTGACAAAGATGTAGAGGATGTAGCAGCCATCCCCGCTGAAGCGATGCATGCTTTGGAATCAGATGCGGACCTGGATGTACTGCTGCATGAGATAGGAGATGCCCGACTTGTTTTGCTTGGAGAAGCGTCGCATGGAACATCGGAGTTTTACACCTGGCGAGCACGGATAAGCAGAAGACTGGTGGAAGAGAAAGGCTTCAAAATCATAGCCGTGGAGGGAGACTGGATGGATACTTACCCGCTCAACAATTACATCAGAGGAAACAGCAACTATACTTCGGCTGAGGCAGCTTTGAAGGAGTTTGACCGTTGGCCAACCTGGATGTGGGCGAACAAGGAAATCGCTGAGCTGGCGGAATGGCTGCGCGCTTATAACCAGGGCAAAGCAGCCAACGCGCAGGTTGGCTTTTACGGGTTGGATGTGTACGGGATGTGGGAATCGCTGGAGGCAGTGCAGGCGTACCTGCAACAAACGGATCCTGCCGCTGCCGAAAGTGCCCGGCAAGTGCTAAACTGTTTTTCCCCTTACAGCCAGGACGAGATAGCCTACGCCCGCGCCACCCTTACCTCATCCGACAACTGCGCAGACGAACTGGCTAAACTGCTGGAAGACGTGCAGCAACGTGTGGCTGCTGAAGGAGCTAAGCAGGAGGCAGCCTTTAACGCCCTGCAAAACACCATGGTAGTCGTGAATGCCGAAAACTACTACCGTACCGCCGTCCGTAGCGACGCGGCCTCCTGGAACATCCGGGACAGGCACATGACAGGTACCATCGAAAGGCTTTTGGCGCACCATGATCCGGACGCGAAAATTATTGTGTGGGAACATAACACGCACGTAGGCGATGCACGCGCGACCACCATGGTGGAAGAAGGAACAGTGAATGTGGGGCAACTCGTGCGGGAGCAGTATGGGCCTGAGAACGTATGTATTGTTGGCTTCGGTACATATACCGGAACCGTGCTTGCTGCACCGAGTTGGGGAAGCCCGGTGCAGGTAATGAAGGTGCCCCAGGCAAAGCGGAATTCCTGGGAGTGGATACTGCACAACCAGGAACCACCAAACAAGCTGATTTTCCTGGATGCGCTCGGGCAGAACTCTTTTTTCCAGCGGCGCATCGGCCACCGTGCCATTGGGGTAGTGTATAACCCGAATGCAGAAAGCGGAAATTATGTGCCTTCGGTATTACCCGATCGCTACAATGCCTTTGTTTTCATAGACAGAACAAAGGCGCTCCAACCGCTACCATAA
- a CDS encoding trans-sulfuration enzyme family protein, which produces MYSKETNCVHNRQQHQGVNTPVYTSTANRYRGYDEILYPRNYNTENQLAIVDKLCKLEQGEAGMIFSSGTAAIATALFSFLKAGDHVLFSQDIYGGTMKLVVEEFPKYNIAFDFVPHAAMGNIEQMVKENTKLIYTETPSNPLLAIVDLEAIGAIARRKGLLTVVDNTFATPINQNPIPLGIDMVVHSGTKYLGGHHDLCFGAVITSHKLKDVIYQSALNYGGSLNGLDCYLIERSLKTLALRVEKQNASAMKLAEVLQVHEQVQKVYYPGLRQHPNHAVAARQMKGGFGGMLSFELKNPMQTEQFLDKLELIVPALSLGGVDSTICQPATSSHASLTEQERLEQGITNGMLRLSVGIEHVDDLARDLTAALE; this is translated from the coding sequence ATGTACAGCAAAGAAACCAACTGCGTCCACAACCGGCAACAGCACCAGGGAGTCAATACACCAGTTTATACCTCCACCGCAAACCGGTACCGGGGCTATGACGAAATTCTATACCCCCGAAACTACAACACTGAAAACCAGCTTGCCATAGTGGACAAGCTTTGCAAACTGGAGCAGGGGGAGGCGGGCATGATCTTTAGCTCTGGAACGGCGGCCATTGCCACGGCGCTCTTCTCCTTTCTCAAAGCCGGGGATCATGTCCTGTTCTCGCAGGACATCTACGGCGGCACCATGAAGCTGGTGGTAGAGGAATTCCCCAAGTATAACATTGCTTTCGATTTTGTGCCCCATGCTGCTATGGGTAACATTGAGCAGATGGTGAAGGAGAACACAAAGCTCATCTACACGGAAACGCCTTCGAATCCGCTGCTTGCCATCGTTGATCTGGAGGCAATCGGCGCTATAGCCCGAAGGAAGGGGCTGCTGACTGTGGTGGATAACACGTTTGCTACCCCTATCAATCAAAACCCAATCCCGCTGGGCATCGACATGGTGGTGCACAGCGGCACGAAGTACCTGGGTGGGCACCACGATCTGTGTTTTGGAGCTGTCATCACCTCACATAAACTAAAAGACGTTATTTACCAAAGCGCCCTCAACTATGGGGGCAGCCTGAATGGCCTGGACTGTTACCTGATTGAGCGCAGTCTAAAGACACTCGCACTTAGGGTGGAGAAGCAGAACGCCAGCGCCATGAAATTGGCCGAGGTGTTACAGGTACACGAACAGGTGCAAAAAGTGTACTATCCTGGCCTCCGGCAGCACCCCAACCATGCTGTTGCTGCCAGGCAAATGAAAGGTGGATTCGGGGGGATGCTTTCGTTCGAACTAAAGAACCCGATGCAGACCGAGCAGTTTCTGGACAAGCTGGAACTGATTGTGCCTGCTTTAAGCCTGGGTGGGGTGGACAGTACCATCTGCCAGCCCGCCACCTCGTCCCATGCCAGCCTGACCGAACAGGAACGGCTGGAGCAGGGAATAACCAATGGCATGCTGCGCCTATCTGTTGGAATAGAACATGTGGACGACCTGGCGCGGGATCTGACAGCTGCACTTGAATAA
- a CDS encoding RidA family protein — translation MLHPEERLKNLGIELPAPVDPIGSYITHVQVGNLLYLSGHSFCGKPTPIDVGKVGEGLTVEQGYEAARNAGICVLATIKRALGDLSRVKRFVRVLGMVNAAPEFADHPKVINGFSDLILAVFEEKGKHVRSAVGMGSLPGGIAVEIEVTLEVEV, via the coding sequence ATGCTGCATCCTGAAGAACGGTTAAAGAACCTCGGAATAGAACTTCCTGCCCCTGTTGATCCTATTGGCAGCTACATCACGCATGTGCAGGTGGGAAACCTGCTGTACCTGTCCGGGCACAGCTTCTGCGGGAAACCAACCCCCATTGACGTGGGCAAAGTGGGAGAGGGCCTTACTGTAGAGCAGGGCTACGAAGCAGCCCGCAACGCCGGGATTTGTGTGCTGGCAACCATCAAGCGGGCACTGGGTGATTTAAGCCGTGTAAAGCGGTTTGTACGGGTGCTGGGAATGGTGAATGCGGCACCTGAATTTGCGGATCATCCCAAAGTGATCAACGGGTTTTCAGATCTTATACTTGCGGTTTTTGAGGAGAAAGGGAAGCATGTGCGCTCAGCTGTCGGAATGGGCTCTTTGCCGGGTGGCATTGCCGTAGAAATAGAGGTGACCCTGGAGGTGGAAGTATAG
- a CDS encoding SDR family NAD(P)-dependent oxidoreductase, with the protein MDLKNKKVLITGGSAGIGKALIKELAARGVQDIAVVGRRREPLEALQSEFDNVNFLPIQGNVASVEDLDRVVSEVTETWGELDILINNAGVVSAGLLHEVSDEDVINQININVTGLILLTKKALPLLQKSEAGAIMNVSSGYGYIAMPFYSVYAATKAAVGQFSDAMRRELHQYPLHVMTVYPSATDTDMMKTAVVGDMDSADDVARAAVEGLLNKEINVILGGKQREEQIKTNFLEPQKIDEFAVANFAALRERTLKHRSM; encoded by the coding sequence ATGGATCTTAAAAACAAAAAAGTATTGATTACGGGTGGCAGCGCTGGTATAGGTAAGGCTCTCATCAAAGAACTGGCAGCACGGGGCGTGCAGGACATTGCCGTGGTAGGACGAAGAAGAGAGCCATTGGAGGCACTGCAGTCTGAATTTGATAACGTTAATTTCCTGCCCATACAAGGAAACGTTGCCTCAGTGGAGGACCTGGATAGGGTGGTTTCTGAAGTGACGGAAACCTGGGGGGAGTTGGATATCCTGATCAACAATGCCGGTGTGGTAAGTGCCGGCCTGTTACATGAGGTAAGCGACGAAGATGTTATAAATCAGATAAACATTAACGTTACAGGCCTGATCCTGCTTACCAAAAAGGCACTTCCGCTGCTTCAAAAGAGCGAAGCAGGCGCCATCATGAATGTTTCTTCGGGGTACGGCTACATTGCCATGCCGTTTTACAGTGTGTATGCCGCGACTAAGGCGGCCGTAGGACAGTTTTCTGATGCCATGCGCCGGGAATTACACCAGTACCCGCTGCACGTGATGACCGTTTACCCATCGGCAACGGACACAGACATGATGAAAACAGCCGTTGTAGGCGACATGGATTCGGCTGATGATGTAGCCCGGGCTGCAGTGGAGGGCTTGCTGAACAAGGAGATAAATGTTATTCTAGGTGGAAAGCAGCGGGAAGAGCAGATCAAAACTAACTTCCTGGAGCCACAGAAAATAGACGAGTTTGCTGTAGCCAACTTTGCAGCACTGCGGGAGCGGACACTGAAGCACCGTTCGATGTAG
- a CDS encoding alpha/beta fold hydrolase codes for MYTLLFPNPGKETVILLHGGPAAPEDLGPVIDFLAPHYQVIYFHQRGTRKSPCPADSYSMKEYVADIDSIAAHFSLQQFHLFGHSWGGLYAQIYAAQSPNRLLSAFLCSPASGTGKQWAETVLEIADFNRKKSSLPEILSLGKDAALGLLGNDEAYKEFQTQFARNCNKGYEVSNTVPVYVELLSATAINSTVKEILRYPILPRQPHPGYKITITYGDDDIYGDSPRYVRERYPTATVAIIPRSSHFQWLHNPEAFFHVLAAHFDLQVA; via the coding sequence TTGTACACGCTTCTTTTCCCAAACCCCGGGAAGGAAACGGTCATCCTGTTGCATGGCGGGCCGGCCGCTCCAGAAGACCTGGGGCCGGTGATCGATTTCCTGGCCCCGCATTATCAGGTGATCTACTTCCACCAGCGTGGTACACGCAAGTCCCCCTGCCCCGCTGACAGCTATTCCATGAAGGAGTATGTAGCAGACATAGACAGCATTGCCGCCCATTTCAGCCTGCAGCAGTTTCATCTGTTCGGACACTCCTGGGGCGGCCTCTATGCGCAAATATACGCGGCACAAAGCCCAAACAGGCTGTTGAGCGCCTTCTTGTGCAGCCCCGCCTCCGGCACAGGCAAGCAATGGGCTGAAACAGTGTTGGAGATAGCAGACTTCAACAGGAAGAAAAGCAGCCTGCCGGAAATCCTGTCACTGGGGAAAGATGCCGCACTCGGCCTGCTGGGCAATGATGAAGCCTATAAAGAATTTCAAACTCAGTTTGCGCGCAACTGCAACAAGGGCTACGAGGTCAGCAACACAGTTCCGGTATACGTGGAGTTACTGAGTGCCACTGCGATCAACAGTACCGTAAAGGAAATTCTGCGCTACCCCATACTTCCCAGGCAGCCACATCCGGGATACAAAATCACGATCACATACGGCGACGATGATATCTACGGGGACAGCCCACGGTATGTCCGGGAAAGGTATCCCACGGCCACAGTTGCCATCATTCCGCGCAGCAGTCATTTCCAGTGGCTCCACAACCCGGAGGCGTTTTTCCATGTGCTGGCCGCGCATTTTGATCTCCAGGTTGCCTGA